The following proteins are encoded in a genomic region of Methanophagales archaeon:
- a CDS encoding DUF262 domain-containing protein encodes MVEHPYPELEDVLSLVKRIYEGKVLLPEFQRNFVWSNQDIKDLLVSILNGYFRDIPFAASRGIF; translated from the coding sequence ATGGTAGAACACCCGTATCCTGAGTTGGAAGACGTGTTATCCTTAGTAAAGAGGATATACGAAGGTAAGGTGTTGCTTCCAGAATTTCAAAGAAATTTTGTTTGGAGCAACCAGGATATAAAAGATTTATTAGTATCTATACTGAATGGTTATTTTAGGGACATTCCTTTTGCTGCGTCGAG